A stretch of Antennarius striatus isolate MH-2024 chromosome 6, ASM4005453v1, whole genome shotgun sequence DNA encodes these proteins:
- the jam3a gene encoding junctional adhesion molecule 3B, with translation MAIVRLVACFVLYTSLGHIPLSLSVILRTTDKIVWANEFEPIELTCLIESISTNNPRIEWKKIKNGVPSYVYFQSKISGDLEHRAQLREPANILIFNTTRSDTAEYRCEVAAIDDQRDFDEILISLAVRVKPVVPRCSVPEAVTVGTSTELRCLENEGFPAPQYRWFHNNEELPLDPKNSLKFINSSYSINADTGGLKFRRVRKEDAGEYFCQAKNDAGYAQCPAQMMEVYDVDILGLFLKSCGAVTIFICLTASICHSFKRGCFHKKGHNENNYNWPAQTDGVDYGEADEGHFRHKSSFII, from the exons ATGGCGATTGTGCGACTCGTGGCGTGTTTCGTTCTTTACACCAGCTTAG gtcaCATTCCATTATCTCTTTCGGTAATCCTCCGAACTACAGACAAGATTGTGTGGGCGAACGAGTTTGAGC CCATTGAACTGACCTGTTTGATAGAATCAATCTCAACAAACAACCCCAGGATTGAATGGAAGAAGATTAAGAATGGCGTCCCCAGTTATGTGTACTTTCAAAGCAAGATATCAG GGGACTTGGAGCACAGAGCTCAGCTCAGAGAGCCAGCGAACATCCTGATCTTCAACACCACTCGCTCGGACACCGCAGAGTACCGCTGCGAGGTGGCCGCTATTGACGATCAAAGGGACTTCGATGAAATACTTATTAGTCTTGCAGTGAGAG TGAAACCTGTGGTGCCGCGGTGCAGCGTGCCGGAGGCGGTCACGGTTGGAACATCAACCGAGCTGAGGTGTCTGGAGAATGAGGGTTTCCCGGCTCCTCAGTACCGCTGGTTCCACAACAATGAAGAACTTCCTCTGGACCCCAAAAACAGTCTGAAGTTCATCAACTCCTCCTACAGCATCAATGCTGACACTGGAGGACTG AAATTTCGACGAGTGAGGAAGGAGGACGCTGGGGAGTACTTCTGCCAGGCCAAGAATGATGCTGGATATGCTCAGTGTCCCGCGCAAATGATGGAAGTCT ATGATGTTGACATTCTTGGGCTTTTCCTCAAATCATGCGGTGCAGTGACTATATTCATCTGTTTGACTGCTTCTATTTGTCACTCCTTCAAGCGCGGCTGCTTCCACAAAAAGGGTCACAACGAAAACAA CTACAACTGGCCAGCACAGACTGACGGTGTTGACTACGGTGAAGCAGATGAG GGGCATTTTCGCCACAAGTCTTCATTCATCATTTGA